The proteins below come from a single Malus sylvestris chromosome 3, drMalSylv7.2, whole genome shotgun sequence genomic window:
- the LOC126615741 gene encoding ABC transporter G family member 15-like translates to METEAAGGGRSGGVGGGGSGRGAYLVWEDLSAVLPNFRKEAPTKRLLNGLSGFAEPGRIMAIMGPSGSGKSTLLDTLAGRLSRNVVMTGNILFNGKKKRLAYGAVAYVTQEDVLLGTLTVRETITYSAHLRLPSNFTREEVKSIVEGTIMEMGLLECADRSIGNWHLRGISGGEKKRVSIALEILTRPCILFLDEPTSGLDSASAFFVIQTLRSIARDGRTVVSSVHQPSSEVFALFDDLFLLSGGETVYFGEAKTAIDFFAEAGVPCPSRRNPSDHFLRCINSDFDIVTATLKGSQRIRDVPTSADPLMNLATAEIKARLVEKYKRSKYANKARARMQEISEIEGHVIDLKSGSQASWWKQLSTLLRRSSLNMSRDVGYYWLRIIIYIFVSICVGTIYFEVGHGYTAIFARAACGAFITGFMTFMSIGGFPSFIEEMKVFYRERLNGYYGVSVFIISNFLSSFPFLVAVTVSTGTITYHLVKFRPEFSHYVYFCLNIYLCISVIESLMMVVASLVPNFLMGIITGAGIMGILMMTSGFFRLLPDLPKPFWRYPISYLSYGSWAIQGSYKNDFIGLEFEPMIPGEPNLTGEYIVQHMFGIPIDHSKWWDLVAIVAILVMYRVLFFLILKFKENASPLFQSLYAKRTLHHLGKRPSFRKLPSVSSNRHQPLHSLSSQEGLNSPLQ, encoded by the exons atgGAGACAGAGGCGGCAGGCGGTGGTCGTAGTGGTGGTGTTGGTGGCGGTGGAAGTGGAAGAGGTGCATATTTGGTGTGGGAGGATCTAAGTGCGGTGCTTCCAAACTTCAGAAAGGAAGCACCCACAAAGAGGTTGCTCAATGGGCTGAGTGGGTTTGCTGAGCCTGGTAGGATCATGGCCATCATGGGTCCTTCTGGCTCTGGAAAATCAACTCTTCTTGATACTTTAGcag GTAGACTCTCAAGAAATGTTGTTATGACTGGAAATATTTTGTTTAAcgggaagaagaaaagactGGCATATGGCGCTGTT GCTTATGTCACACAAGAGGATGTATTGTTGGGCACACTCACAGTTAGAGAAACCATAACGTACTCGGCTCACTTGCGACTTCCGAGTAATTTTACCAGAGAAGAGGTTAAGAGCATTGTGGAGGGAACAATTATGGAAATGGGGCTCCTGGAGTGTGCCGACCGATCAATTGGAAACTGGCACTTGAGAGGTATTAGTGGAGGGGAAAAGAAGAGAGTAAGCATTGCGCTTGAAATTCTAACAAGGCCCTGCATATTATTTCTTGATGAGCCTACTAGTGGCCTTGATAGTGCCTCCGCTTTCTTCGTTATTCAAACACTTCGAAGCATTGCTCGCGATGGAAGAACGGTTGTTTCATCTGTTCACCAGCCCAGTAGTGAAGTATTTGCACTCTTTGACGACCTCTTCTTACTATCTGGTGGTGAAACTGTTTATTTTGGAGAAGCAAAGACTGCTATTGAT TTTTTCGCTGAAGCAGGTGTCCCATGTCCTAGTAGAAGAAATCCTTCTGACCACTTTCTACGTTGCATAAATTCGGACTTTGACATCGTGACTGCCACACTGAAAGGATCTCAAAGAATTCGG GATGTACCAACATCAGCAGACCCTCTCATGAATTTGGCAACAGCAGAGATCAAAGCTAGGCTAGTCGAGAAATACAAACGTTCAAAATATGCAAATAAAGCGAGAGCCAGGATGCAAGAAATATCAGAAATT GAGGGACATGTAATTGATTTGAAAAGTGGAAGTCAAGCAAGTTGGTGGAAGCAACTTTCAACCTTGCTGCGAAGGTCGTCCCTGAACATGTCTAGAGATGTGGGGTATTACTGGTTAAGGATAATCATCTACATATTTGTATCAATATGTGTTGGTACCATCTATTTTGAAGTTGGCCACGGCTATACTGCAATCTTTGCCCGGGCAGCATGTGGTGCGTTTATAACCGGCTTTATGACGTTTATGTCTATTGGAGGATTCCCATCTTTCATAGAGGAAATGAAG GTGTTTTATCGAGAAAGGCTCAATGGGTATTATGGAGTTTCGGTTTTCATCATTTCCAACTTCCTCTCTTCATTCCCATTCTTGGTTGCAGTTACTGTTAGTACTGGGACTATTACTTATCATCTGGTGAAATTTCGACCGGAGTTTTCGCATTATGTGTACTTCTGTCTCAATATATATCTCTGCATTTCGGTGATAGAGAGCCTCATGATGGTTGTCGCTTCTCTGGTTCCCAATTTCCTAATGGGTATAATAACAGGAGCTGGAATCATG GGCATCCTGATGATGACCTCGGGTTTCTTCCGCTTGCTGCCAGATCTTCCTAAGCCATTCTGGCGCTACCCAATTTCATATCTCAGCTATGGCTCATGGGCAATACAG GGTTCCTACAAGAACGATTTCATTGGCCTTGAGTTCGAGCCCATGATACCTGGTGAGCCAAACCTTACAGGCGAGTATATCGTCCAACATATGTTTGGGATACCAATAGACCACTCCAAGTGGTGGGACTTGGTTGCTATTGTAGCCATTCTTGTAATGTACCGGGTTCTCTTCTTCCTAATTCTCAAGTTCAAGGAGAATGCATCGCCGTTGTTTCAGTCACTCTACGCAAAGAGAACGCTGCACCACCTTGGTAAGAGGCCGTCGTTCAGGAAACTGCCCTCTGTTTCTTCCAATAGGCACCAACCTCTTCACTCACTGTCTTCTCAAGAGGGCCTCAACTCTCCACTGCAGTAG